In the genome of Pseudomonas sp. P5_109, one region contains:
- a CDS encoding DUF4823 domain-containing protein — MRSLVLLLAVLALGGCMNISDMAEGTRYHMSDAGLLDHSDSRRVNNLRIQPDSFVYIAQGVFMPPGSVVYPRPNVIAEVAFDGFVEYFPMVRRARTPEGLDQAMGEARAAGAHYLLYTRFAKSDDRIGNSDEWLDQEALDRLGIDSGMIQIMLIETSTQYLIDTATIKSRGGLLTFHDKKPEDLMGPPLEQYARSLLGLSDQ, encoded by the coding sequence ATGCGTAGCCTGGTTTTGCTGCTGGCCGTTTTGGCACTTGGTGGCTGCATGAACATCAGCGATATGGCCGAAGGGACTCGTTACCATATGAGCGATGCGGGGCTGCTCGACCACAGCGACAGCCGTCGCGTAAACAACCTGCGCATCCAGCCGGACTCGTTCGTCTACATCGCCCAAGGCGTTTTCATGCCGCCGGGCAGCGTCGTTTACCCACGGCCCAACGTGATTGCCGAAGTCGCCTTCGATGGCTTCGTCGAATACTTCCCGATGGTCCGCCGTGCCCGTACGCCGGAAGGCCTCGACCAGGCCATGGGCGAAGCCCGTGCCGCCGGTGCGCACTATCTGCTCTACACCCGATTTGCCAAGTCTGACGACCGTATCGGCAACTCGGACGAGTGGCTGGACCAGGAAGCCCTGGATCGTCTTGGCATCGATAGCGGTATGATTCAGATCATGTTGATCGAGACCAGCACCCAGTATTTGATTGATACTGCGACCATCAAGAGTCGTGGCGGTTTACTGACGTTCCACGATAAAAAACCCGAAGACCTGATGGGCCCGCCGCTGGAACAATACGCGCGTAGCCTGCTGGGGCTCAGCGACCAGTAA
- a CDS encoding GTP 3',8-cyclase MoaA has product MIVDRQGRRFRNLRISLTSACNYACTYCVPNGKRLVAAQDELSAEAMARGVAYLIEAAGIERLRITGGEPLVSPKLEAFMTAVGQMGLEDISLTTNGQLLAKKLPLLVNAGIRRLNVSLDTLDASAFRGIARGGDLATVLDGMNEASAAGMKIKVNMVPLRGQNLDQVMPLLDYCLERGYELRFIELMRMGHLANDSNAFLQQFVSLQQLLSLIGERYEYLQADAPVDATAVRYEIPGQGYFGVIANESVPFCRTCSRLRLSSTGWLHGCLSSSNRHYIGDLLDKPRHQALPALQRLLVKALGDKQEVAFSGGATVMKIIGG; this is encoded by the coding sequence ATGATCGTTGACCGTCAAGGCAGGCGTTTTCGCAACTTGCGAATCAGCCTGACCTCAGCCTGCAATTACGCCTGTACCTACTGCGTGCCCAACGGCAAGCGGCTGGTGGCTGCGCAGGATGAGTTGTCGGCCGAAGCCATGGCGCGCGGTGTGGCTTATCTGATTGAAGCGGCGGGGATCGAGCGCCTGCGCATTACTGGCGGCGAGCCGCTGGTCAGCCCGAAACTCGAAGCGTTCATGACGGCGGTCGGGCAGATGGGCCTGGAGGACATCAGCCTGACCACCAATGGCCAGTTGCTGGCGAAGAAACTGCCACTGCTGGTGAACGCAGGCATTCGGCGCCTCAACGTTTCCCTCGATACCCTCGACGCCAGTGCGTTTCGTGGCATTGCCCGGGGCGGCGACCTGGCCACCGTGCTCGACGGCATGAACGAGGCCAGTGCGGCCGGCATGAAGATCAAGGTCAACATGGTGCCGCTGCGCGGGCAGAACCTCGATCAAGTGATGCCGCTGCTCGACTACTGCCTGGAGCGCGGTTATGAACTGCGCTTCATCGAGCTGATGCGCATGGGCCACCTGGCCAACGATTCCAATGCCTTTTTGCAGCAGTTCGTCAGCCTCCAGCAGCTGCTGAGCCTGATCGGCGAGCGCTACGAATACCTGCAGGCGGATGCCCCGGTCGATGCGACGGCCGTTCGCTATGAAATTCCCGGCCAGGGCTATTTCGGCGTGATCGCCAACGAGAGCGTGCCTTTCTGCCGGACCTGTTCACGCTTGCGTTTATCTTCCACCGGGTGGCTGCATGGCTGCCTGTCGTCGAGCAATCGCCATTACATCGGCGACCTGCTGGACAAGCCGCGTCATCAAGCGCTGCCCGCGCTGCAGCGACTGCTGGTCAAAGCCTTGGGTGACAAGCAGGAAGTGGCATTCTCGGGCGGCGCGACTGTCATGAAGATTATCGGCGGCTGA
- a CDS encoding TetR/AcrR family transcriptional regulator: MHKEPRKVREFRRREQEILDTALKLFLEQGEDSVTVEMIADAVGIGKGTIYKHFKSKAEIYLRLMLDYERDLNELLHSADVDKDKEALSRAYFEFRMRDPQRYRLFDRLEEKVVKGNQVPEMIEELHKIRASNFERLTLLIKGRISEGKLEDVPPYFHYCASWALVHGAVALYHSPFWSNVLEDQEGFFQFLMDIGVRMGNKRKRDTDTSGS, encoded by the coding sequence ATGCATAAAGAACCCCGTAAGGTCCGTGAATTCCGTCGCCGCGAGCAGGAAATTCTCGATACCGCGCTCAAGCTGTTCCTCGAACAAGGTGAAGACAGTGTCACCGTCGAGATGATTGCTGATGCCGTCGGTATCGGTAAAGGCACGATCTACAAGCACTTCAAATCCAAGGCGGAAATCTATCTGCGCCTGATGCTCGACTACGAGCGCGATTTGAACGAGCTGTTGCATTCGGCCGATGTCGACAAGGACAAGGAAGCCCTATCCCGGGCCTACTTCGAATTCCGCATGCGCGATCCACAACGCTATCGCTTGTTCGACCGCCTCGAAGAAAAAGTGGTCAAGGGCAACCAGGTGCCGGAGATGATCGAGGAGCTGCACAAGATCCGTGCCTCGAACTTCGAACGCCTGACCCTGCTGATCAAGGGCCGGATCAGCGAAGGCAAGCTCGAAGACGTGCCGCCTTACTTCCATTACTGCGCGTCCTGGGCGCTGGTGCACGGTGCCGTGGCGCTGTATCACTCGCCGTTCTGGAGCAATGTGCTGGAAGATCAGGAAGGTTTCTTCCAGTTCCTCATGGATATCGGCGTGCGCATGGGCAACAAGCGCAAGCGCGACACCGACACTTCCGGCAGCTGA
- a CDS encoding TatD family hydrolase, translated as MLVDSHCHLDRLDLAAHDGSLDAALDAARQRGVGHFLCIGVSADNAADVKALAERYDDVDCSVGVHPLDLQPGAAPALDWLLHELNHPRVVAIGETGLDYHYEPEAAELQQESFRLHLQAAQQTGKPVIIHTRGARTDTLDLLREAALPQAGVLHCFTEDWEMAKAALDMGYYISLSGIVTFRNADALRDVASKVPADRLLVETDSPYLAPIPYRGKPNLPQYVREVAEFLAMLRGEPYERFAEQTTANFKRLFPLAHVKG; from the coding sequence ATGCTCGTAGATTCCCATTGTCACCTTGATCGCCTTGACCTGGCCGCCCACGACGGCTCCCTGGACGCTGCCCTGGATGCCGCCCGACAGCGCGGGGTAGGGCACTTTCTGTGTATCGGCGTCAGCGCGGACAACGCAGCCGACGTCAAGGCCCTGGCCGAGCGTTATGACGACGTCGACTGCTCTGTGGGCGTACACCCTCTGGATTTGCAGCCAGGCGCCGCGCCGGCGCTGGACTGGCTGTTGCACGAGCTCAATCACCCGCGGGTCGTCGCCATTGGCGAAACCGGCCTTGATTACCACTACGAGCCGGAAGCGGCAGAGTTGCAGCAGGAGTCCTTCCGCCTGCACCTGCAAGCGGCGCAGCAGACCGGCAAACCGGTGATCATCCACACCCGTGGCGCTCGTACCGATACCCTGGACTTGCTGCGTGAAGCGGCGCTGCCCCAGGCGGGCGTATTGCATTGCTTTACCGAAGACTGGGAAATGGCCAAGGCTGCGCTGGACATGGGCTATTACATTTCCCTGTCCGGGATTGTCACTTTCCGCAATGCCGATGCGTTGCGCGATGTGGCCAGCAAGGTGCCTGCCGACCGCTTGCTGGTGGAAACCGACTCGCCGTACCTGGCGCCGATCCCTTATCGCGGCAAGCCAAACCTGCCGCAGTACGTGCGTGAAGTTGCGGAATTTCTGGCAATGTTGCGTGGTGAGCCCTACGAGCGGTTTGCCGAGCAGACCACCGCCAATTTCAAGCGGCTGTTCCCGCTGGCACACGTAAAAGGTTAA
- a CDS encoding DNA polymerase III subunit delta': protein MAEAYPWQESLWQQLAGRAQHAHAYLLHGPAGIGKRALAERLMARLLCQRPVALEACGECKSCLLLKAGSHPDNYILEPEEADKAIKVDQVRDLVGFVVQTAQLGGRKVVLIEPVESMNINAANALLKSLEEPSGDTVLLLVSHQPSRLLPTIKSRCVQQACPLPGEAMSLKWLAEALPECSEEERVELLTLAAGSPLAAVNLQAQGVREQRSQVVEGVKKLLKQQQSPTQLAEEWKSIPMLRLFDWFCDWSSLILRYQLTQDEAGLGLPDMRKVVQYLAQKSAQGKVLDIQDWILAQRQKVLSKANLNPALLLEALLVQWVSLPGQR from the coding sequence GTGGCTGAGGCCTATCCGTGGCAGGAAAGCCTCTGGCAGCAACTGGCCGGTCGCGCCCAGCATGCACACGCCTATCTGCTGCATGGCCCGGCCGGGATCGGCAAGCGCGCACTGGCCGAGCGCCTGATGGCCCGCTTGCTGTGCCAGCGCCCGGTCGCGCTGGAAGCGTGCGGCGAATGCAAATCCTGCCTGCTGCTCAAGGCTGGTAGCCATCCGGATAACTACATCCTGGAGCCGGAAGAAGCCGACAAGGCGATCAAGGTCGACCAGGTTCGCGACCTGGTCGGTTTCGTGGTGCAGACCGCGCAGTTGGGCGGGCGCAAAGTGGTGCTGATCGAGCCGGTCGAGTCGATGAACATCAACGCCGCCAACGCCTTGCTCAAAAGCCTCGAAGAACCGTCCGGCGATACCGTTCTGTTGCTGGTCAGCCACCAGCCGAGCCGCTTGTTGCCAACCATCAAGAGTCGCTGCGTGCAGCAGGCCTGTCCGCTGCCGGGCGAGGCCATGAGCTTGAAGTGGCTGGCCGAGGCTTTGCCGGAGTGTTCCGAAGAAGAGCGCGTCGAACTGCTGACGCTGGCCGCCGGTTCGCCACTGGCGGCGGTCAATCTTCAAGCCCAGGGCGTGCGTGAACAACGCTCGCAAGTGGTCGAAGGGGTGAAAAAGCTCCTCAAGCAACAGCAGTCGCCAACGCAACTGGCCGAAGAGTGGAAGAGCATTCCGATGCTGCGCCTGTTCGATTGGTTCTGCGATTGGTCGAGCCTGATCCTGCGTTATCAGTTGACCCAGGACGAAGCCGGCCTCGGCCTGCCCGACATGCGCAAGGTCGTGCAATACCTGGCGCAGAAAAGCGCCCAGGGCAAAGTCCTCGATATTCAGGACTGGATACTCGCCCAGCGCCAGAAAGTCCTGAGCAAAGCCAACCTCAACCCGGCCTTGCTGCTGGAGGCATTGCTGGTGCAGTGGGTGTCGTTGCCTGGCCAACGATGA
- the tmk gene encoding dTMP kinase — protein sequence MTGLFITLEGPEGAGKSTNREYLAERLRAAGIEVVLTREPGGTPLAERIREVLLAPVDEVMNPDTELLLVFAARAQHLAEVIRPALARGAVVLCDRFTDSTYAYQGGGRGLSLERIAALETFVQGDLRPDLTLIFDLPVEVGLARASARGRLDRFELEGRTFFDAVRNAFLKRAEADPARYVLVDAAQPLAQVQQSLDTLLPRLLELSRG from the coding sequence GTGACTGGCTTGTTTATTACTCTGGAAGGCCCGGAAGGCGCCGGCAAGAGCACCAATCGCGAATACCTGGCCGAGCGCTTGCGCGCCGCCGGCATCGAGGTGGTGCTGACCCGCGAGCCGGGTGGCACGCCGTTGGCCGAGCGCATCCGTGAAGTGCTGCTGGCTCCGGTCGACGAAGTCATGAACCCGGATACCGAGTTGCTGCTGGTGTTCGCGGCGCGTGCCCAGCACCTGGCCGAGGTGATTCGCCCGGCGCTGGCCCGGGGTGCCGTGGTCTTGTGTGATCGTTTCACCGACTCGACATACGCCTACCAGGGTGGTGGTCGCGGCTTGTCGCTGGAGCGCATCGCGGCCTTGGAAACCTTCGTTCAAGGTGATCTGCGGCCGGACCTGACGCTGATTTTCGATCTGCCTGTCGAGGTGGGTCTGGCCCGCGCCAGTGCTCGCGGTCGCCTGGATCGCTTTGAGCTCGAAGGCCGGACCTTTTTCGATGCCGTACGCAATGCCTTCCTCAAGCGGGCCGAGGCGGATCCGGCGCGTTATGTGCTGGTCGATGCTGCCCAACCGTTGGCACAGGTCCAGCAATCGCTGGATACCTTGCTGCCGCGCCTGCTGGAGTTGAGCCGTGGCTGA
- the mltG gene encoding endolytic transglycosylase MltG, whose product MRRKLLLLLETGVVLAGLLLGASAWKIHSALVQPLNIAQEQLLDVPKGTTPTRTFYRLEANGVIKDAFWLRVYWRFNLAKQPLHSGEYRLQPGMTVEGLIDLWKRGEMVQYSLTLVEGWNFRQVRAALAKEEKLDHDLNGLSDSQVMDKLGHSGIFPEGRFFPDTYRYVRGMSDLELLKTAYDRLDEVLAKEWEQRAADAPYTEPYQALIMASLVEKETGVPQERGQIAGVFVRRMAIGMLLQTDPTVIYGLGDRYSGKLTRAHLRESTPYNTYMNAGLPPTPISMVGREAIHAALNPVEGNSLYFVARGDGTHVFSDDLDAHNNAVKEFQLKRRSDYRSSPAPATTAETPPTQAEQAGTQEARASQETPIPAASPNTAPEALPQVPPQDPAPAPETPAADASAAKSSQ is encoded by the coding sequence GTGAGACGTAAACTCTTGCTGCTGCTGGAAACCGGAGTGGTTCTGGCGGGGCTGCTGTTGGGTGCTTCAGCCTGGAAAATTCATTCGGCGCTGGTACAGCCGCTGAACATTGCCCAGGAACAATTGCTGGATGTGCCCAAGGGCACCACGCCGACCCGCACCTTCTATCGACTCGAAGCCAATGGCGTCATCAAGGACGCATTCTGGCTGCGTGTGTATTGGCGCTTCAATCTCGCCAAACAACCCCTGCACAGCGGCGAATATCGCCTGCAACCGGGTATGACTGTCGAAGGCCTGATCGACCTGTGGAAACGCGGGGAAATGGTTCAGTACAGCCTGACCCTGGTCGAAGGCTGGAATTTCCGTCAGGTCCGCGCAGCGCTGGCCAAGGAAGAGAAGCTCGATCATGACCTCAACGGTTTGAGCGATAGCCAGGTCATGGACAAGCTTGGCCACAGCGGGATTTTTCCGGAAGGGCGCTTCTTCCCTGACACCTATCGCTATGTACGCGGGATGTCCGATCTCGAGTTGTTGAAGACCGCTTACGACCGTCTTGACGAAGTGCTCGCCAAGGAGTGGGAGCAGCGCGCCGCCGATGCGCCGTACACCGAACCCTATCAGGCGCTGATCATGGCCTCGCTGGTGGAAAAGGAAACCGGCGTACCGCAGGAGCGCGGGCAGATTGCCGGTGTGTTTGTGCGACGCATGGCGATAGGCATGCTGCTGCAGACCGACCCGACAGTGATCTACGGCCTCGGCGACCGCTACAGCGGCAAGCTGACCCGGGCTCACCTCAGGGAGTCGACGCCCTATAACACCTACATGAATGCAGGCCTGCCGCCGACGCCGATCTCCATGGTCGGGCGCGAAGCCATCCATGCGGCGCTCAATCCGGTGGAGGGCAACAGTCTTTACTTCGTGGCGCGCGGTGATGGTACGCATGTGTTCTCCGACGACCTGGATGCCCACAACAATGCGGTGAAGGAGTTCCAGCTCAAGCGTCGCTCCGATTACCGCTCCAGCCCGGCGCCCGCTACCACGGCAGAGACACCGCCAACCCAGGCTGAGCAGGCGGGTACGCAGGAGGCCAGGGCTTCGCAGGAGACGCCGATCCCGGCCGCTTCGCCGAACACCGCTCCCGAGGCGCTGCCGCAGGTACCGCCGCAAGATCCTGCGCCGGCCCCTGAAACGCCGGCCGCCGATGCAAGCGCGGCGAAAAGCTCGCAATGA
- the pabC gene encoding aminodeoxychorismate lyase, whose amino-acid sequence MDSWVDGQPADALSLKDRGLAYGDGLFETIAVRNGQPVLLERHLSRLADGCSRLAMTADHELVRSELLAYAAALGDGVLKLILTRGDGLRGYAPDPSAQARRILQGNPPAAYPAVHGEQGVRLFPCATRLSRQPLLAGLKHLNRLEQVLARAEWQDTEHAEGLMLDQAGRVIEGVFSNLFLVRDGVLITADLKRCGVAGVMRAEILFQAKSLGISTQITDIPLEQLQWADEVFVCNSVYGIWPVRAYAALHWPVGPLTRKLQTIARVLLDA is encoded by the coding sequence ATGGACAGCTGGGTCGACGGTCAGCCGGCTGACGCTTTGTCGCTGAAGGATCGCGGCCTGGCTTATGGCGACGGTCTGTTCGAGACCATCGCCGTGCGTAACGGGCAGCCGGTGTTGCTGGAGCGACACCTGTCGCGCCTGGCGGATGGCTGTTCGCGTCTGGCAATGACTGCCGATCATGAGTTGGTCCGTAGCGAACTGCTGGCCTATGCCGCAGCCCTGGGTGACGGGGTGCTCAAGCTCATCCTCACCCGCGGCGACGGTCTGCGCGGTTACGCCCCGGATCCTTCGGCCCAGGCCCGACGCATCCTGCAAGGCAATCCACCCGCGGCTTATCCTGCAGTGCATGGCGAGCAGGGTGTTCGTTTGTTTCCTTGCGCCACGCGATTGTCCAGGCAGCCATTGCTCGCCGGCCTCAAGCACCTGAATCGTCTTGAACAAGTCCTCGCCCGTGCCGAATGGCAGGACACCGAGCATGCCGAAGGCTTGATGCTCGATCAGGCCGGGCGCGTGATTGAAGGCGTGTTCAGCAATTTGTTCCTGGTGCGTGATGGTGTACTCATCACCGCCGACCTCAAGCGCTGTGGTGTGGCCGGCGTGATGCGTGCCGAAATATTGTTTCAGGCCAAGTCGCTGGGAATCTCCACGCAAATCACCGATATTCCCCTCGAACAGCTGCAATGGGCTGACGAAGTCTTTGTCTGCAACAGCGTGTATGGTATCTGGCCGGTGCGCGCCTATGCTGCTCTTCACTGGCCGGTTGGGCCGCTCACCCGTAAACTCCAAACCATTGCCCGTGTGCTACTGGATGCTTGA